The genomic segment CGAGGTGATCGCGGCGAATCCCGGTCCCGCCGCGGACTTCCGAGCGGGGAAGGAGAAGACGTTCGGATTCCTGGTGGGACAGGCGATGAAGAAGTCCGGCGGCCGCGCGCACCCCGAGAAGATCCAGGCGGCGCTCCAGGCGGCGCTGGCGGAGGGAGCCTGAGCCCCGTCGAGCGGCGCGTCCTCGTCGTCGGACAGGGTGGCCGCGAGCACGCCCTCGCGGACGTGATCCACGCGTCCGCGGAGCACCCTCGCGTGTACGTCGCGCCGGGAAGTCCCGGCATGCAGGGGGTCGCCCAGCGGGTTCTGATCCAGTCCACCGACGTCCAGGGCATCACGGCGTGGACGAAGCAGAACTCGATCGATCTCGTCGTGATCGGCCCCGAGGTTCCGCTGTCGCTCGGGCTCGCCGACGCGCTCCGCGCATCCGCGGTGGACGTCATCGGACCCGGCCAGGACGCGGCGCGCCTCGAGACGAGCAAGCGGTTCGCGAAGGACTTCCTGCGCGAGCTCCACCTGCCCACCGCCGCGTACCGGGTCGCCGAGGATCCCGAGAACGCGGAGCGGTTCGTCGCGGGCGCCGCCTATCCCCAGGTCCTGAAGGCGGACGGGCTCGCCGCGGGAAAAGGGGTCGTGATCGCGAAGACGGAGGACGAAGCGCGCGCGACCATCGACCTCTGGATGAGGCAGGACGCGCTCGGGGAGGCCGGGCGCGCCCTCGTGATCGAGGAGCACCTGGAAGGGGAGGAAGCCTCCCTCATGCTCCTCACGGACGGCGAGCGCTGGATGCTCTTTCCAGCGGCCCGTGATCACAAGCGTCTCGGCGACGGCGACACGGGACCGAACACCGGCGGCATGGGCACCTGCGCGCCGGCCCGGATTCCGGAGCCCGGCGAGGCGAAGGCCATCGCGTCGAGGATCGTGGATCCCATCCTCCGCGCGCTCCGGGATCGGGGAACGCCGTATCGGGGGTTTCTCTACCTCGGGCTCATGCTCACGGCGCAGGGTCCCATGGTGCTCGAGATCAACGCGCGCTTCGGCGATCCGGAGGCGCAGGTGCTCCTCCCGATCCTCGACGAGGATCTCCTCCCGCTCCTGCGCGTCGCGGCCCGCGGCGAGCTTCCCGCGGAGCGCCACGGCACGTTCTTCGCGCACGGCGGCGCGGCGGTCTGTGTCGTGCTCGCG from the Candidatus Eisenbacteria bacterium genome contains:
- the purD gene encoding phosphoribosylamine--glycine ligase, with product MSPVERRVLVVGQGGREHALADVIHASAEHPRVYVAPGSPGMQGVAQRVLIQSTDVQGITAWTKQNSIDLVVIGPEVPLSLGLADALRASAVDVIGPGQDAARLETSKRFAKDFLRELHLPTAAYRVAEDPENAERFVAGAAYPQVLKADGLAAGKGVVIAKTEDEARATIDLWMRQDALGEAGRALVIEEHLEGEEASLMLLTDGERWMLFPAARDHKRLGDGDTGPNTGGMGTCAPARIPEPGEAKAIASRIVDPILRALRDRGTPYRGFLYLGLMLTAQGPMVLEINARFGDPEAQVLLPILDEDLLPLLRVAARGELPAERHGTFFAHGGAAVCVVLAAHGYPGKPRTGDSIQGLDGPWPHGIRVYHAGVDRRGAKWITNGGRVLGVTARSETLEMARTAAYHAVERIRFDGMQYRRDIALSPQPSGA